The following proteins are encoded in a genomic region of Nitrospinota bacterium:
- a CDS encoding tetratricopeptide repeat protein has product METPVSAAGKKTAVSPELLKNLPFKQRAALMYADRLEFAGKRHPHISYRLEDTALATDLAEIFGKIGLEPHPQPDQAVKVLIHNIVKWIDNGHLVMLHFKPKFTDFNLVHLLREVKLAAPGVSLKPFIPVFVGNISSQKQREVFRLLGGFGIRAACFLTPNASAEKNIEEVLSALERYGAVMKAELEGGAHGGAPLDVETAPDPAATGTYKQLLAKGEELMRAGDYEAAIQSFSDAIALGPNFEALMERGDAYYKAKEFIPALGDYREAARLEKTAPDPYAKIGACCLSLVKTAVKTEGAAKARQWFDTGMKYLADAETIVKKMEHDNRHFPEKLPPAPYAPILAALAEGDIRGLGLEGIEGRLDTFAAAVLQKTKAQEDVISDNSVDTRIDRAILLTRHRQYEEAERIFRSVAAEDPVNTAAAFNNFAVELRKNERHGKAFDIYRELLVNDIPDRDIVVENMKLAGFKRAAALKESNRHDEAITVYRAIMDCRPKGREWVLCEMAHTFLDMQDQARAAFTLMEAIYVNPKLMESEQFAPYPDLASLRKEMMKKLLESEPGRQIR; this is encoded by the coding sequence ATGGAAACGCCGGTGTCCGCCGCTGGTAAAAAAACGGCGGTTTCACCCGAACTGTTAAAAAATCTTCCCTTCAAGCAGCGGGCCGCGCTCATGTATGCCGACCGGCTTGAGTTCGCCGGCAAGCGCCACCCGCACATCTCGTACCGGCTTGAAGATACGGCGCTGGCCACGGACCTTGCCGAAATCTTTGGCAAGATCGGCCTTGAGCCGCACCCGCAGCCGGATCAGGCGGTAAAGGTGCTGATCCACAACATCGTCAAATGGATTGATAACGGCCATCTGGTGATGCTCCATTTCAAGCCGAAGTTCACCGACTTCAATCTCGTGCATCTGCTGCGCGAGGTGAAGTTGGCGGCCCCCGGCGTGTCGCTGAAGCCGTTCATCCCGGTTTTTGTCGGAAATATCTCGTCGCAAAAACAGCGGGAGGTGTTCCGCCTGCTCGGCGGGTTCGGCATCCGCGCCGCCTGTTTCCTCACCCCCAACGCGTCGGCGGAAAAAAACATCGAGGAGGTGCTGTCGGCGCTGGAACGGTACGGCGCGGTGATGAAGGCCGAACTGGAGGGCGGGGCGCACGGGGGAGCGCCGCTGGATGTCGAAACGGCGCCGGATCCCGCCGCCACGGGCACGTACAAGCAGCTTCTGGCGAAGGGGGAGGAGCTGATGCGCGCCGGCGATTATGAAGCGGCGATACAAAGCTTTTCCGATGCGATTGCGCTGGGGCCGAACTTCGAGGCGCTGATGGAGCGCGGCGACGCCTATTACAAGGCGAAGGAGTTCATCCCGGCGCTGGGCGACTACCGCGAGGCCGCCCGGCTGGAAAAAACGGCGCCGGATCCGTATGCCAAAATCGGCGCCTGCTGTCTGTCGCTGGTGAAGACCGCCGTTAAAACCGAAGGGGCCGCCAAAGCGCGGCAGTGGTTCGACACGGGCATGAAGTATCTCGCCGACGCCGAAACAATCGTGAAAAAGATGGAACATGATAACCGGCATTTCCCCGAAAAACTCCCCCCCGCGCCATACGCCCCCATCCTGGCCGCGTTGGCGGAAGGCGACATTCGCGGTTTGGGGCTGGAAGGGATTGAGGGGCGGCTGGATACGTTCGCCGCCGCCGTGCTGCAAAAAACCAAGGCGCAAGAGGACGTGATCTCGGACAATTCGGTGGACACCCGCATCGACCGGGCCATTCTCCTGACCCGCCACCGCCAATATGAAGAGGCGGAGCGGATATTCCGCTCGGTTGCCGCCGAGGATCCGGTCAACACCGCCGCGGCGTTCAACAACTTCGCCGTGGAGCTGCGCAAGAACGAGCGGCACGGCAAGGCGTTCGACATCTACCGCGAATTGCTGGTCAACGACATTCCGGACCGCGACATCGTGGTGGAGAACATGAAGCTGGCGGGATTCAAGCGCGCCGCCGCGCTGAAGGAGAGTAACCGCCACGACGAGGCAATCACCGTGTACCGCGCCATCATGGATTGCCGGCCCAAGGGCCGCGAGTGGGTGCTGTGCGAGATGGCCCACACCTTCCTTGATATGCAGGATCAGGCCCGCGCCGCCTTTACCCTCATGGAGGCGATCTACGTGAACCCCAAGCTGATGGAATCGGAACAATTCGCCCCCTACCCCGATCTAGCAAGCCTGCGCAAAGAGATGATGAAGAAACTGCTGGAGAGCGAGCCGGGCCGGCAAATCCGCTGA
- a CDS encoding tetratricopeptide repeat protein — protein MTNEKKTVNLIDYFKSGYVLVADDMTNMRRTIKNMLKQIGVSTVMEADDGDTALAVLRGNANCRFTLLDWNMPRMPGIHAAREIRGDTPIQDVPILMVTAEVDSTQVAQAGEIGVNGYIIKPFVANILAEKIQHVLEARANPPEHVKLIKVGEELLRQGQHQKALALFEQAKEMRESARVHVHIGEAHEMIGDADKAHAAYASAIRQNPQFLKAHIKSAGLYIKEGNEDAALASLQKAVEISPGNSDRHIVMGKIYLNKGDQSKAAAAFGAAVKGESSKASEIAEELLKMGKAEMAEHYFRASLEKHSDTIHTYNRLGIALRRQGKWKEAILEYETAVKIDPKDEGIYFNMAKAYVEGGQLKLAEKNFQKALDLNPNLTAAQRELDAIKKGQPLT, from the coding sequence ATGACAAACGAAAAAAAGACCGTGAACCTGATCGACTATTTCAAATCCGGCTATGTGCTGGTGGCGGACGACATGACCAACATGCGCCGCACCATAAAAAACATGCTCAAGCAGATCGGGGTCTCCACCGTGATGGAGGCCGACGATGGCGATACCGCGCTGGCCGTGTTGCGCGGCAACGCGAACTGCCGTTTCACGCTGTTGGACTGGAACATGCCGCGCATGCCCGGCATCCACGCGGCGCGCGAAATACGGGGCGACACGCCGATACAGGACGTGCCGATCCTCATGGTGACCGCCGAGGTGGATAGCACGCAGGTCGCGCAGGCCGGCGAGATCGGCGTGAACGGCTACATCATCAAGCCGTTCGTCGCCAACATCCTGGCCGAAAAAATACAGCATGTCCTTGAGGCGCGCGCCAACCCCCCCGAGCATGTCAAGTTGATCAAGGTGGGCGAAGAACTGCTCCGGCAGGGGCAGCACCAGAAGGCGCTTGCGCTGTTTGAGCAGGCGAAGGAAATGCGGGAGAGCGCCCGCGTCCATGTGCATATCGGCGAGGCGCACGAAATGATCGGCGATGCCGATAAGGCCCATGCCGCATACGCCAGCGCCATCCGGCAGAATCCGCAGTTCCTGAAAGCGCACATAAAGAGCGCCGGCCTGTACATCAAGGAAGGGAACGAAGACGCCGCGCTGGCATCGCTGCAAAAGGCCGTTGAAATCAGCCCCGGCAATTCCGACCGCCACATTGTCATGGGGAAGATTTACCTGAACAAGGGGGATCAATCCAAGGCGGCCGCGGCGTTCGGCGCGGCGGTGAAGGGCGAATCTTCCAAAGCGTCCGAAATCGCCGAGGAACTCCTGAAAATGGGGAAGGCGGAAATGGCCGAGCACTACTTCCGCGCGTCGCTGGAAAAGCATTCCGACACCATCCATACCTACAACCGCCTTGGCATCGCCCTGCGCCGCCAGGGGAAATGGAAAGAGGCCATCCTCGAGTACGAGACCGCCGTCAAAATCGACCCGAAAGACGAAGGTATTTACTTCAACATGGCGAAAGCGTATGTTGAGGGGGGACAACTGAAATTGGCCGAAAAAAATTTCCAGAAGGCGCTGGACCTGAACCCGAACCTCACCGCCGCGCAACGGGAACTGGATGCCATTAAAAAGGGCCAGCCGCTGACGTAA
- a CDS encoding methylglyoxal synthase, translating into MNYEPLIKIRFPRKKRIALVAHDSRKKDMLEWARYNKELLVQRELFATGTTGAILEKELGLTLHKFKSGPLGGDQQIGAKIAEHEMDIVIFLWDPLQAHPHEPDIYALQRIATVYNIVLACDRATADFVISSPLMDEPYEKLVLNYEKERMGRIDRLIS; encoded by the coding sequence ATGAATTATGAACCGCTGATTAAAATACGGTTTCCGCGGAAAAAAAGGATCGCGCTGGTTGCGCACGACTCCCGCAAAAAGGACATGCTGGAATGGGCGCGGTATAACAAGGAACTGTTGGTGCAGCGCGAGCTGTTCGCCACCGGCACCACCGGCGCGATATTGGAGAAGGAACTGGGGTTGACTCTCCACAAGTTCAAAAGCGGCCCGTTGGGAGGCGACCAGCAGATCGGCGCCAAGATCGCCGAGCACGAGATGGATATCGTGATCTTCCTGTGGGATCCGTTGCAGGCCCATCCGCACGAGCCGGATATCTACGCCTTGCAGCGCATCGCCACCGTTTACAATATCGTCCTGGCGTGCGACCGCGCCACCGCCGATTTCGTCATATCGAGTCCGCTGATGGACGAACCCTACGAGAAACTGGTGCTCAATTATGAAAAAGAACGGATGGGACGGATTGACCGGCTGATTTCCTGA
- a CDS encoding tetratricopeptide repeat protein — MDLREHFKDGYILVVEDMTSMRRTIRSMLKQVGLVNVVDADDGDTALHILDTQDNCHFILLDWNMPRMSGIDVVREIRSKAANQDIPILMVTCEMGSAEVMQAGEAGVNGYIVKPFVAKTLEEKIQAVLATRAAPPEHVRLLKAGEELALRGEYEEALAIFERAKILRESARIHVSIGETRELTGEDAKAHESYNAAIALNPLFLKAHLRSAALYEKQGNLDAALAAFKKVVEISPNNPRRHFSIGNIHLKKGDIVKAKEAYTLAVRQEAAMASEIAEELLKHGKDDMAEHFFRTSLQKQANNVHVYNRLGISLRRQGKWKEAILEYETAIKIDPKDAGIHFNIGKACVEGGQRERAYQAFRKALDLDPTLTEAKTEMDALNKRDLWD, encoded by the coding sequence GTGGATCTAAGGGAGCATTTCAAGGACGGGTACATACTGGTGGTCGAAGACATGACCAGCATGCGCCGCACCATCAGATCCATGCTCAAGCAGGTTGGTCTGGTCAATGTTGTGGACGCGGATGACGGCGATACCGCCCTGCACATACTCGACACCCAGGACAACTGCCACTTCATCCTTCTGGACTGGAACATGCCGCGGATGTCGGGCATCGACGTGGTGCGCGAAATCCGTTCCAAGGCCGCAAACCAGGATATTCCGATTTTAATGGTTACCTGTGAAATGGGCAGCGCCGAGGTCATGCAGGCGGGGGAAGCCGGCGTGAACGGCTACATCGTAAAACCGTTCGTGGCGAAAACGCTGGAAGAGAAAATCCAGGCCGTCCTCGCGACGCGCGCCGCCCCGCCGGAGCATGTGAGGCTGCTGAAGGCGGGGGAAGAGCTTGCCCTGCGGGGGGAATATGAGGAGGCCCTCGCCATTTTTGAAAGGGCCAAAATACTCAGGGAGAGCGCCCGCATCCATGTAAGCATCGGCGAAACGCGTGAACTGACCGGCGAAGACGCCAAGGCGCATGAATCGTACAATGCCGCCATAGCGCTGAATCCGCTGTTCCTTAAGGCGCACCTGCGGAGCGCCGCTTTGTACGAAAAACAGGGAAATCTTGACGCGGCGTTGGCCGCCTTCAAGAAAGTGGTGGAGATCAGCCCCAACAACCCGCGGCGGCATTTTTCCATCGGCAACATCCACCTTAAAAAGGGGGATATTGTGAAGGCCAAAGAGGCATACACGCTGGCGGTGAGGCAGGAGGCGGCGATGGCCTCGGAGATCGCCGAAGAACTGCTGAAGCATGGCAAGGACGACATGGCGGAGCACTTTTTCCGCACCTCCCTGCAAAAGCAGGCCAACAACGTCCATGTCTACAACCGCCTCGGCATTTCCCTGCGCCGACAGGGAAAATGGAAAGAGGCGATCCTCGAGTACGAGACCGCCATCAAAATCGACCCGAAGGACGCCGGCATACACTTCAATATCGGAAAGGCCTGCGTGGAGGGCGGGCAGAGGGAGCGGGCGTACCAGGCCTTCCGCAAAGCGCTGGATCTCGACCCCACCCTCACGGAGGCGAAAACGGAAATGGATGCGCTCAACAAGCGCGACTTGTGGGATTGA
- a CDS encoding peptidylprolyl isomerase codes for MFRFSRLMLVSMIVAFAATSAFAAEKAPAKKTEETATIETALGAIKIRFFPAKAPGHVENFKKLARAGFYDGTTFHRVIPGFMIQGGDPNSKDNDRSNDGMGGPGYAIKAEFNDTRHKRGIVSMARSQNPDSAGSQFFICVADADFLDGQYTAFGEVTEGMDVADKIVSVKRDGSDNPLEKVVMRKVTVTGK; via the coding sequence ATGTTCCGTTTTTCGCGCCTGATGCTTGTTTCCATGATTGTCGCGTTCGCCGCCACGTCCGCGTTCGCCGCCGAAAAGGCGCCGGCCAAAAAAACCGAGGAGACCGCAACGATAGAGACCGCGCTGGGCGCTATCAAAATCCGGTTTTTTCCGGCCAAAGCCCCCGGCCATGTGGAAAATTTCAAAAAACTGGCGCGGGCCGGATTCTATGACGGCACCACTTTTCACCGGGTCATACCGGGCTTCATGATCCAGGGCGGCGACCCGAACTCGAAGGACAACGACAGATCCAACGACGGCATGGGCGGCCCCGGCTACGCCATAAAAGCCGAATTTAACGATACCCGCCACAAGCGCGGCATTGTTTCGATGGCGCGGTCGCAGAATCCGGACAGCGCCGGTTCGCAGTTCTTCATCTGCGTGGCCGATGCCGATTTTCTCGACGGACAGTACACCGCTTTCGGCGAAGTGACCGAAGGAATGGATGTGGCCGACAAGATAGTTTCCGTGAAACGGGACGGATCGGACAACCCGCTCGAAAAGGTCGTGATGCGGAAGGTTACGGTTACGGGGAAATAG
- a CDS encoding IS1 family transposase, with protein MNKLPVEKRIQILEMLCEGSSMRSISRVAKVSINTVTKLLVDAGTACAAYHDEHVKGVKSERVQCDEIWSFVYAKEKNSKELDNDGAGDVWTWTGLDPDNKLMISYLVGQRDAECAKIFMGDLKSRLASKVQLTTDGHKVYVEAVEETFGDGVDYAMLVKIYGDSPEGERRYSGSECVGTKKTAITGNPDLNTVSTSHVERQNLNMRMGMRRFTRLTNAFSKKLENHFHALSLYFMFYNFVRIHKTLKVTPAMQAGLSDTLWSMEDIDALILNPEPKSRGAYKGSKKKHSTEVIYNSN; from the coding sequence ATGAACAAGTTACCTGTAGAGAAACGAATCCAGATACTCGAAATGCTTTGCGAGGGTTCTTCCATGCGCTCCATATCCCGCGTTGCCAAGGTATCCATAAACACCGTCACCAAGCTTCTCGTGGACGCTGGAACGGCTTGTGCGGCCTACCACGATGAACACGTTAAGGGCGTAAAAAGCGAACGTGTGCAATGCGATGAAATCTGGTCTTTCGTCTATGCCAAAGAAAAAAACTCGAAAGAATTGGATAATGACGGCGCGGGCGATGTATGGACATGGACGGGATTAGACCCCGACAACAAACTTATGATTAGCTATCTGGTCGGCCAACGCGACGCTGAATGTGCCAAAATATTTATGGGTGATTTAAAATCCCGTCTCGCAAGTAAGGTTCAATTAACCACCGACGGGCATAAGGTTTATGTAGAGGCCGTTGAGGAAACCTTTGGCGATGGCGTGGACTATGCCATGCTGGTTAAAATATACGGAGATTCCCCCGAAGGCGAACGTCGATATAGCGGCTCTGAATGTGTCGGGACAAAAAAGACCGCAATCACCGGCAATCCTGATCTGAATACTGTTTCCACAAGTCATGTAGAGCGGCAAAACCTCAATATGCGCATGGGAATGCGAAGATTCACCAGATTAACAAACGCCTTTTCCAAGAAGCTGGAAAACCATTTTCACGCCTTGTCCCTATATTTCATGTTCTATAACTTTGTGCGGATTCATAAAACCTTGAAAGTTACTCCGGCAATGCAAGCCGGATTGTCTGATACCCTTTGGAGCATGGAAGATATAGATGCCCTTATCTTGAATCCTGAGCCGAAATCACGGGGAGCTTACAAAGGTTCTAAGAAAAAACATTCTACCGAGGTTATCTACAATTCAAACTGA